Proteins from a genomic interval of Elusimicrobiota bacterium:
- a CDS encoding right-handed parallel beta-helix repeat-containing protein: MLRKRMYLLFPVIGMLLLIPSYATALNVSGTISQTTTWALVDSPINVIGDVYVYGTNEPLLYIEPGVEVKFNSNCGLYLGYSTSKGGLRAIGTASQPIKFTGSTNASNTWEGITFNTTADIYSTMDYCIVSNAGQYGNSNYGNIIIENSRITVIHSTITSSYNYGMIVTGTASPLISSCTFSGNGSYGLYITGTSSPTVTACYFTGNNTPVNMIPTIMLDTSNTFGTNTNQRIELNSGTIKDYKTWFNHRLPYYVAGNISIDDQDGFITKNAVLTIQPGVTVQFTSDGSITTGNSTMGYNGILIASGTSGNPITFSNNTGTSGSNWRGLIFNQYSDGSALSNCIIEYGGYNGYGNIYCNSKAPAINDCVIRNSAYYGIYNTNAPMTVYNSTITLNTTYGMYISGASGITISSCVVSTNGTYGMYMTSCGDALIKANKITGNGSYPLSVSPEINIDADNVITGNSNQEIEITQGTINGTCIWSKLSGLVYNINGTVNVYDVDTSNFTTAKLIIQPGVVLKFSSNGQLNIGNNSSGQNGIFIASGTVAEPITFTSNATSPTSASWRNIVFSQYAGTSTMSYCNIEYAGYNGYGSIYCYYNSASVVLRNCLIKQTNYGIYSSYGKFEIYDSTVSYCSSIGIYAANSNSIISRNKINLITSYGIQISAGESYISGNTISDITGNPIAISAATTLASDNVFTNYGGTELEVSGGVVSKNTTWANNGFTYKVTGDVSIYDNDSNPLTSAVLTIMAGVTVNFGNGVGITVGGSSSSGQNGALRIAGVELSSVTLTATNPVGGSYNWEGITFNNYADYDNCVLEYCVLRNAGYGGNSSIVYVNYSTVTLRNCVILNSYSYGIGSNNGHIILDNSIIENCASYGLYCAAGTGDISNTVFRNNATYPVYMPCTLSLGKGNTYIGNTYQFIYVAGGLISTTAEWSNQGIPYYVQGTVYIYDQDSASDTYASLTINPGTKVGFNSSAGIQVGYSSYENYNGALIVRGTEDSIVELTRAKDYNSSLTATTWNGIYFYRGTMPDKTYLDYCKISYASNYNIYAYYCPKINITNCAITNSSSYGIYAYGYNASEPCVINITSSTFKNNYSYDIYAYYYSIINAANNYWGSATGPVKSKFYSGYYSTMTYNPYLTEDSFGLPRPGSFIGTSISTNTIVWTWTTIPEATNGYYVYNDANSTISSLLSAGTTIFTETGLSSNSQYARYVKPYNMDSTTRASSKQSVYTLATEPSALTGFSGSTSVMLTWTGDGSRYTVLASSGSQNGPWYYSASYNKNLNITSHTVYGLYTEADFWFKVAAYNGDGVLSGYTDTIKVMTGPGLPGVPYSSEGNYIKSTSITFNWTKGAANTALEFELQIGTFPGGASVVNTKYTVSPSTIIYQHTISGAQQNVVYYARVRAKNSAGVYGEWASSDGVVYDTVKPVLGTLYSDTHPSSSVEYMEKTVSLNWLAATDTGSGVDKYYYILDHNELTAPTTASSSLGSTESIMRYYDLADGTWYFHLAAADKTGNFTTSPKHFMFKIKTTVSSSADNRFITGDGAVIEIPSGAVSNSVQITITTPSTLNNSSSKADGILTFTNFTKNITLSGGVTSFNKKIKIVIPYTDSGLPAGVKAYKLKLAYYSTTTSLWTPIKDSTVDTTNKTVTAYVDHLTEFRVIEYQTPLASTAYCYPNPFNAGSNTIILYTVPGGDTANYIKKVNLKIYDLLGGLVWSQEYTGGETGAIQGVNNEVVWDGKNGKGEMVTAGAYIVYINTSVNATTAGTSEAPKPQKIIVGVK; encoded by the coding sequence ATGTTGAGAAAAAGGATGTATTTATTATTTCCTGTTATAGGTATGTTATTGTTAATTCCTTCCTATGCAACAGCGTTGAATGTAAGTGGGACAATTTCCCAAACTACAACATGGGCTCTTGTGGATAGCCCAATTAATGTTATAGGTGATGTTTATGTTTACGGTACAAATGAGCCGTTGTTATACATAGAACCCGGTGTGGAAGTAAAGTTTAATTCAAACTGTGGGTTATACTTAGGCTATAGTACTTCTAAAGGAGGCCTTCGCGCTATAGGGACAGCAAGCCAACCAATTAAATTCACAGGCAGTACAAACGCGTCGAATACCTGGGAAGGTATAACTTTCAATACCACAGCGGATATTTATTCAACAATGGATTATTGTATTGTCAGTAATGCAGGGCAATATGGTAACTCTAATTATGGTAATATAATAATCGAGAACTCTCGTATTACGGTAATACATTCTACAATAACCAGCAGTTACAACTACGGTATGATAGTTACCGGTACTGCAAGTCCGTTGATAAGTTCCTGCACATTTTCAGGAAACGGAAGTTACGGGTTATATATTACAGGTACAAGTTCTCCGACAGTTACTGCGTGCTACTTTACAGGTAACAACACACCCGTTAATATGATTCCTACAATAATGCTTGACACCAGCAATACTTTTGGGACTAATACTAACCAGCGTATAGAATTGAATAGCGGTACAATAAAAGATTACAAAACATGGTTTAACCACAGATTACCTTATTATGTTGCTGGTAATATCTCGATTGATGACCAGGATGGTTTCATAACAAAAAACGCGGTACTTACCATTCAGCCGGGTGTCACGGTACAATTTACTTCGGATGGTTCAATTACTACCGGGAACAGTACGATGGGGTATAACGGTATACTCATAGCATCAGGTACCAGTGGGAACCCCATAACTTTTTCTAATAATACCGGTACTTCGGGGAGTAACTGGAGAGGATTAATTTTTAATCAATACAGTGATGGTTCTGCATTAAGTAATTGTATTATTGAATATGGCGGTTATAACGGGTATGGTAACATTTATTGTAATTCTAAAGCCCCGGCAATAAATGATTGTGTAATACGTAACAGTGCTTATTACGGGATATACAATACTAATGCTCCGATGACGGTCTATAATTCCACGATTACGTTGAACACTACATACGGGATGTATATTTCCGGTGCGTCGGGAATAACTATATCGAGTTGTGTTGTATCAACAAACGGTACGTACGGCATGTATATGACGAGTTGCGGTGATGCATTAATAAAAGCTAATAAAATAACGGGGAATGGTTCATATCCGTTATCTGTATCGCCGGAGATTAACATAGATGCGGATAACGTTATTACTGGTAATAGTAATCAGGAAATTGAAATAACTCAAGGTACGATTAATGGTACATGCATATGGTCAAAATTATCCGGGTTGGTATACAATATTAATGGTACCGTTAACGTTTATGATGTAGATACGTCAAATTTTACTACTGCGAAACTGATAATTCAACCTGGAGTAGTATTAAAGTTTTCATCAAACGGGCAATTGAATATAGGTAATAACAGTTCCGGGCAGAACGGTATCTTCATCGCATCAGGTACGGTGGCTGAACCAATAACTTTTACAAGTAATGCAACGTCACCTACATCAGCTTCATGGCGGAATATTGTTTTTAGTCAATACGCAGGAACATCGACAATGTCTTATTGTAATATAGAATATGCCGGGTATAACGGGTACGGAAGTATTTATTGTTACTACAATTCTGCCAGTGTGGTATTACGTAATTGTTTAATAAAGCAAACAAATTATGGTATTTATTCAAGTTACGGAAAATTTGAGATTTACGATTCCACGGTGAGTTATTGCAGTTCAATTGGTATCTATGCAGCAAATAGTAATTCAATTATCTCCAGAAATAAGATTAACCTCATAACCTCTTATGGCATACAAATCTCTGCAGGAGAGTCTTATATCTCGGGAAATACAATTTCTGATATCACCGGTAATCCGATTGCGATCTCTGCAGCTACAACCCTTGCATCTGACAATGTCTTTACAAACTATGGTGGGACAGAACTTGAAGTATCTGGAGGTGTTGTTTCAAAGAATACTACCTGGGCAAATAACGGGTTCACTTACAAAGTAACCGGTGATGTAAGTATTTACGATAATGACAGCAATCCTCTTACTTCCGCAGTATTAACTATTATGGCAGGAGTTACAGTCAATTTTGGTAACGGTGTTGGTATTACTGTAGGTGGAAGTTCAAGTTCCGGACAAAACGGTGCATTAAGAATCGCTGGTGTGGAACTTTCGAGCGTAACCTTAACAGCAACAAATCCCGTTGGCGGGTCTTACAATTGGGAAGGTATAACTTTTAACAACTACGCGGATTACGATAATTGTGTACTAGAATATTGCGTCCTTCGTAATGCAGGGTATGGAGGTAACAGTTCAATAGTGTATGTTAATTATTCAACGGTCACTCTAAGAAACTGTGTCATTTTAAACAGTTACAGTTACGGTATAGGGTCAAATAACGGGCATATTATTCTTGATAATTCAATTATTGAAAACTGTGCAAGTTATGGTTTATACTGTGCAGCGGGTACAGGTGACATTTCTAATACAGTTTTCAGAAATAATGCAACTTATCCAGTGTATATGCCCTGTACTCTTTCATTAGGCAAGGGTAATACCTATATTGGGAACACATATCAATTCATTTATGTTGCCGGAGGGCTTATAAGCACGACTGCTGAATGGTCAAACCAGGGAATCCCGTACTATGTGCAAGGTACAGTTTATATATACGATCAAGATAGTGCTAGTGATACATATGCTAGTTTAACAATAAATCCTGGGACAAAAGTTGGATTTAACTCAAGCGCTGGAATTCAGGTTGGGTATAGCAGTTATGAAAACTATAACGGCGCGTTGATCGTTCGTGGGACAGAAGACTCAATAGTTGAACTTACCAGAGCGAAAGATTATAACTCATCATTAACTGCTACTACATGGAATGGAATTTATTTCTATAGAGGTACAATGCCGGATAAAACGTATCTCGACTACTGTAAAATAAGTTATGCAAGCAATTACAATATTTACGCGTATTATTGTCCAAAGATAAATATAACCAATTGTGCAATTACAAACAGTAGTTCGTATGGAATATATGCTTATGGTTATAATGCAAGCGAACCTTGTGTTATAAACATTACAAGTTCAACATTTAAGAATAATTATTCGTACGATATTTACGCGTATTACTATTCAATAATTAATGCAGCAAATAATTATTGGGGAAGCGCAACTGGTCCGGTAAAAAGTAAGTTCTACTCTGGTTATTATAGTACGATGACATACAATCCTTATCTCACAGAAGATTCATTTGGACTTCCACGACCGGGTAGTTTTATTGGAACGTCAATTTCTACAAACACAATAGTATGGACGTGGACGACTATTCCTGAAGCGACAAATGGTTATTATGTTTATAACGACGCTAATAGTACGATAAGTTCGTTATTATCTGCAGGGACAACTATTTTTACTGAAACAGGGCTATCTTCGAACAGCCAGTATGCAAGGTATGTAAAACCATACAATATGGATTCTACAACCCGTGCGTCGTCAAAACAAAGCGTATATACTCTTGCAACCGAACCGTCTGCGCTAACAGGTTTTAGCGGGTCAACCAGTGTAATGCTCACTTGGACAGGTGATGGATCGAGATATACAGTACTTGCATCTTCAGGATCGCAAAACGGTCCGTGGTATTATAGCGCAAGTTATAATAAAAACCTTAACATAACCTCACATACTGTTTATGGTTTGTACACAGAAGCTGATTTCTGGTTCAAAGTTGCTGCGTATAATGGCGATGGTGTACTGAGCGGGTATACGGATACGATTAAAGTGATGACAGGCCCGGGACTACCTGGTGTACCGTATTCATCTGAAGGGAATTATATAAAGTCTACAAGTATCACATTTAACTGGACAAAAGGCGCGGCAAATACTGCACTTGAGTTTGAATTACAGATAGGAACTTTCCCAGGTGGGGCAAGTGTTGTTAATACTAAGTATACTGTTAGCCCGTCAACCATAATTTATCAGCATACAATTTCCGGGGCACAACAAAACGTGGTATATTATGCGCGTGTACGCGCAAAAAATTCTGCTGGTGTGTACGGTGAATGGGCTTCTAGCGACGGTGTGGTTTATGATACAGTAAAACCGGTTTTGGGAACTTTGTATTCAGATACACATCCCAGCAGTAGCGTGGAATACATGGAAAAAACGGTTTCTCTCAATTGGCTTGCTGCAACGGATACAGGTTCAGGGGTAGATAAATACTATTACATACTTGATCACAATGAATTAACCGCGCCTACTACTGCCAGCAGTTCATTGGGAAGCACAGAAAGTATTATGCGTTATTATGATCTTGCAGACGGGACATGGTATTTTCACTTAGCAGCAGCAGATAAAACAGGTAATTTTACAACTAGCCCCAAACACTTTATGTTTAAAATAAAAACTACAGTATCTTCAAGCGCGGATAATAGGTTTATTACCGGCGATGGTGCTGTTATCGAGATACCTTCCGGTGCGGTCAGTAATTCAGTACAAATAACGATTACCACACCGTCTACATTAAACAATTCAAGCAGTAAAGCTGATGGTATACTGACATTCACTAATTTTACGAAAAATATAACATTATCCGGTGGAGTTACATCATTCAATAAAAAAATTAAAATTGTTATTCCGTATACTGACTCAGGATTACCAGCAGGAGTAAAGGCATATAAACTAAAATTAGCGTATTATAGTACAACAACTAGTCTCTGGACTCCAATTAAAGATTCTACGGTGGATACCACAAACAAAACAGTTACCGCATATGTGGATCACTTAACAGAGTTCAGGGTTATCGAATACCAAACACCACTGGCTAGTACAGCATACTGTTACCCAAATCCGTTCAATGCGGGGAGTAATACGATTATTTTATATACCGTCCCGGGAGGGGATACCGCGAATTATATAAAGAAAGTTAACTTAAAAATATATGACCTTTTAGGTGGCCTTGTTTGGTCGCAAGAATATACCGGCGGAGAAACCGGTGCAATTCAGGGTGTCAACAATGAAGTTGTGTGGGACGGTAAAAATGGTAAAGGGGAGATGGTTACTGCTGGGGCGTACATTGTATATATCAACACTTCAGTAAACGCAACAACTGCCGGTACATCGGAAGCGCCTAAACCACAAAAGATAATTGTGGGGGTGAAATAA
- a CDS encoding sugar phosphate isomerase/epimerase family protein: MKKGISYWSFQNSGLSAINAIDNAKIAGFEGIELTLEESGDTLTLNSTDAQVKDIAGYAKEKGVSIPSIATGMFWSNSLTANNDSVAKKAFDIAVRELELAAVIGAKTVLIVPGAVDVFFLKDAEIVSYDVVYARSLKAVSKLAKIAEKLKVNIGLEEVWNKFLLSPLEMRDFIDKIGSKFVGSYFDVGNVVPFGFPEQWIRILGHRVKAVHLKDFKNTGFDGKTGLVDGFCDLETGDVNWKNVISALKDIKYDGYLIAEMVPPTSNVSRENLIPKTSKAMDHILSL; the protein is encoded by the coding sequence ATGAAAAAAGGTATTAGTTATTGGTCATTTCAGAATTCCGGGTTGTCAGCAATAAATGCTATTGATAATGCAAAAATTGCTGGGTTTGAGGGTATAGAATTAACTCTGGAAGAATCAGGGGATACATTAACGCTGAACTCTACTGACGCACAAGTTAAAGATATTGCGGGATATGCAAAAGAAAAAGGAGTGAGTATCCCGTCAATAGCTACAGGCATGTTTTGGTCAAATTCACTAACAGCAAACAATGATAGTGTCGCAAAAAAAGCGTTTGATATTGCAGTACGCGAACTTGAACTTGCCGCTGTTATAGGAGCAAAAACTGTATTAATAGTCCCTGGTGCAGTGGACGTGTTTTTTTTGAAAGATGCGGAAATTGTCTCTTATGACGTTGTATATGCACGTTCATTAAAAGCTGTCTCAAAACTCGCAAAAATTGCAGAAAAACTGAAAGTCAACATCGGTTTGGAAGAAGTATGGAACAAGTTTTTGCTCAGCCCGTTGGAGATGCGTGATTTTATTGATAAGATCGGCAGTAAGTTTGTCGGTTCATATTTCGATGTTGGTAATGTTGTGCCGTTTGGGTTTCCTGAACAGTGGATACGCATACTTGGGCATCGCGTAAAAGCTGTGCATCTAAAAGATTTTAAGAATACAGGGTTTGATGGTAAAACCGGCCTTGTGGACGGTTTCTGTGACCTTGAAACAGGTGACGTAAATTGGAAGAATGTCATCTCTGCGCTTAAAGACATCAAATATGACGGATATCTTATTGCTGAAATGGTTCCGCCGACTTCCAATGTTTCAAGGGAGAACCTTATTCCTAAAACATCAAAAGCTATGGATCATATTTTGAGTTTATAA
- a CDS encoding Gfo/Idh/MocA family oxidoreductase: MVKVGIIGIGFMGKTHFECYKTNSNAQIVAIADINEKKITGDWSEIGGNIGDGKVKPVDLTGIKTFKTADDLINNSDADLIDICLPTHLHAEYAIKALRSGKNVMCEKPIARTSSDAQKIITAWKKSKKKLMVGHCIRFWPGYDIVKEYITNTTFGKPRFAIFRRVSTAPIWSWDNWLMDNNRSGGCALDMHIHDIDAVTYFFGKPDTILANGVVTSNRVDHVMATYKYDNGMIALAEGKWETPTCFPFNMAFWITFDTAVVEFESAKSNQLVIYHNDGKKEVIDLPGETGWQREINYFIDCITKDKQPGVVTPMDAKVNLDIALKEIAILTKTKQL; encoded by the coding sequence ATGGTAAAAGTTGGTATTATAGGTATAGGGTTTATGGGGAAAACGCATTTTGAGTGTTACAAAACAAACTCAAATGCGCAGATTGTAGCTATCGCGGATATCAATGAAAAAAAAATAACCGGTGACTGGTCGGAGATTGGAGGGAATATTGGTGACGGTAAAGTTAAACCCGTAGACCTTACCGGCATAAAAACTTTTAAAACCGCGGATGACCTTATCAACAACTCGGACGCTGACCTCATAGATATTTGCCTGCCAACGCATTTACACGCGGAATATGCGATTAAAGCGTTACGGTCCGGGAAAAACGTTATGTGCGAAAAACCTATTGCACGAACATCAAGCGATGCACAAAAAATTATTACCGCATGGAAAAAATCAAAGAAAAAACTTATGGTCGGACATTGTATACGTTTTTGGCCGGGGTATGATATCGTAAAAGAATATATTACCAATACAACGTTTGGTAAACCGCGATTCGCTATTTTCCGCAGGGTATCTACCGCACCGATATGGTCCTGGGACAACTGGTTGATGGATAATAACCGCAGCGGCGGGTGCGCACTTGATATGCATATACATGACATAGATGCTGTAACATACTTTTTTGGAAAACCGGATACAATACTCGCAAACGGTGTAGTCACATCCAATCGGGTTGACCATGTAATGGCAACTTATAAATATGATAACGGTATGATAGCACTCGCGGAAGGTAAATGGGAAACACCAACCTGTTTTCCGTTTAACATGGCATTTTGGATAACTTTCGATACCGCGGTGGTTGAGTTTGAATCCGCAAAATCTAACCAATTGGTTATTTACCATAACGACGGTAAAAAAGAAGTTATTGACCTCCCGGGTGAGACCGGCTGGCAACGCGAGATAAATTATTTTATTGATTGTATAACAAAAGACAAACAACCCGGAGTAGTTACCCCTATGGATGCTAAAGTAAATCTTGACATTGCACTCAAAGAAATTGCTATACTAACAAAAACAAAGCAGTTATAA